Sequence from the Candidatus Hydrogenedentota bacterium genome:
CGATGAACAGCGACCCGTTGTCGTTGTCGCCGAGTTTCTGGCCTTCGGGCACGCCCGCGGGCCACGGAGGCATGATGCCGCCATCGTACCAGTAGACGTCCACTGGGCCCATGCCGGCGCGCGCGGGGAACTGGAACTTGATCACGCATTTGTTCGGCGGCGTCTGGCTGGTCATGCCTTCCTGCTGCAACACCTCACACGTGAACGACGGCGCATCGATCAGGCGCAGCGCCCAGAAAGCCGGGTCCATGATGTGGCAGGCCATGTCGCCGATGGCGCCGCAGCCGAAATCCCACCAGCCGCGCCATTTGAACGGCGCATAGCCCTCGTTGTACGGCCGGAACGGCGCCGCGCCGATCCACAGGTCCCAGTCTATCGTTTCGGGCACGGGCTGCTCAGGGAGCGGGTTGGCGATACCCTGCGGCCAGATGGGCCGGTTCGTCCAGATGTGCGCCTCCGTGACCTGGCCTATGGCGCCGGCCCAGACCATCTCGCACAACTCGCGCACGCCGTCGCCCGAGTGGCCCTGGTTGCCCATGGCGGTGATCACGCCGGTGTCGCGCGCGACCTGGCGCAGCAGGCGCGCCTCGGCGATCGTGTGCGTGAGCGGCTTCTGCACGCGCACGTGCTTGCCCATGTTCATGGCCATGTAGGCCGCGGGCGCGTGCGTGTGGTCCGGCGTCGAAATCGTGCATGCGTCAATCTGGTCGCCCATCTCCTCGAGCATCTTGCGGTAGTCTTTGTACTTCTTCGCATCCGGCAGCTTCACGAACGTTTCTTCCGCCTTCTTCCAGTCGCAGTCGGCCAGCGCGACGACGTTCTCGCTGCGGCAGTTCATGATGTCGCCCTGGCCCATGCCGCCTACGCCGATCCCGGCGATATTCAGTTTTTCATTCGGAGAGTGCTTCTTGGGCACCACGCGCGCCGTGTTGACGCGAACTTGCGCCGTGGCGCAGCCGCCCGCGAGTGTCGCAACCGCCGCGGTTGTCGTTGTTGCCGCAAGAAAGGCGCGCCGGGAGAGCGTGAGTTTGTCCATGACCGTTTCCTTCCTGTGATTGGGGGATGTTGCTTCCGCAGTCGCAAAACTATAAAACCCCGTGCAGCGCCGTGTCAAAACCCCGCGGGAGAAACCCGCTTGAACCTGGGCCGGGAACGGGGCAAGATGGGGTGAAGTAGAAAGAGCACGGGTA
This genomic interval carries:
- a CDS encoding Gfo/Idh/MocA family oxidoreductase → MDKLTLSRRAFLAATTTTAAVATLAGGCATAQVRVNTARVVPKKHSPNEKLNIAGIGVGGMGQGDIMNCRSENVVALADCDWKKAEETFVKLPDAKKYKDYRKMLEEMGDQIDACTISTPDHTHAPAAYMAMNMGKHVRVQKPLTHTIAEARLLRQVARDTGVITAMGNQGHSGDGVRELCEMVWAGAIGQVTEAHIWTNRPIWPQGIANPLPEQPVPETIDWDLWIGAAPFRPYNEGYAPFKWRGWWDFGCGAIGDMACHIMDPAFWALRLIDAPSFTCEVLQQEGMTSQTPPNKCVIKFQFPARAGMGPVDVYWYDGGIMPPWPAGVPEGQKLGDNDNGSLFIGTDGAMTSGCYGGESRLLPDERMKDYTRPPQIIPRIPDGNSYQNWIYSIKTGEPASSHFDYSGPLTEVANMGNVALLAGAKIEYDFVNGVITNDQAANKWLTKEYRAGWELPC